The sequence GCTCGCGCACCTCGTCGTCCTCGGTGGACATCGCGACGACCGTCAGGCCCGCGCCGCGCGCCGTCTCGTCGACCGCCCGCAGCACCGGGTGCGCGTCGGCGATGTGCCGCACCGCCGCGCCGATGGTGCCGGTGCGGCCACTGCGCAACTGCCGGGCCCGCTCGTCGGGTTGGAAGCCGAGATGGTCGATGGCCTGCCGGACCCGCTCGGCCAGCGCCCCGCCCACCGTCGTGTCGCCGTTGACGACCCGCGAGACCGTACGCAGCGCCACACCCGCTTCACGGGCCACATCGATCATCGTGGGCCGGCGCGGACGTGACGATCCGCGCTTTCCGGCGGCACCAGGACCAGCCACTTCGCTTCCCTCTCCTCGATCGCCCACGGCCCGCCCCCGGGGTCGGCCCGAGATCCGTCCGTGATCACCGAGGGGCTTGACTTGCTGTCCTGGAACCCTAGTGTACTCGGCGAGAAAACGTTATCTCGCCGTCAGGACGCGGCAACCGCCGAAGCGTCCCCGGTCCGGGACACGTCCGTGCTCGCCGGTTTCCGCCTGCCCCAGAAGCGCTCCGCGGCACCGACGCGGGCCTCCCGCAGTCCCCCGCAGCCCTTCCGTCGTTACTCAAAGCACTTCCCTCGTCACTCAACGATCCTCGCAAGTCCTCCGCTGTACCCCGCAGTTGCCGTGACCCGTGGTCCGTGGCCCCGTGCCCCCGTGACCACCGGCCGTCACGGCCGCCGCGCCGTACGCCGACCCAACCCTCCCGAAAGGTACGGCCATGCTCAGACGAAGTGCCGCCGCGCTCGTGGCGGCCGGTGTGCTCGTCCTCACCGCGTGCTCCGACTCCGGCTCCGGCTCTTCCGCGAACGGGGGCGGAACGTTGACCTACATGACGTTCAACTCGCCTTCGCTGACGCCGACGTTCTGGAAGCAGTCCATCGCCAGGGCGCAGAAGGACGTGCCGGGCGTGAAGATCAAGCAGGTGGTGGCGCCGAGCACGGACCGCGACTCCTACGCCAAGCAGCTCCAGGCGTCAGGGCAGTTCCCCGACCTGCTGCAGTCGATCACGCCGTCGCAGTACACCGCGGCGGGGCTGCTGCGGCCGTACGACCAGAGCTGGGTCGACCAGAACTTCCTGCTGCCGCAGGGCAACGCGATCAAGGGCAAGGTCTACATCCCGCCGACGAACTCGCAGATCATCCCGCTGGTCTTCTACCACAAGTCGCTGTTCAAGAAGGCCGGGGCACAGGTGCCGACGACCTGGCAGCAGTTCCTCGACGCCAACGCGAAGCTCAAGTCCGCCGGCCTGACCCCGATGGAGCTGGGCGGCAACGACCCGTTCGCCGCGGCGATGCCGCTGACCGGTGCGATCAGCGCGGACGTGCTGGGCAAGAACCCGCGGTGGATTCAGCAGCGTTACGCCGGAAAGGTGAAGTTCGCCGACTCCGACGTGGTCGCCGCCGCGACGAAGATGCGCACGCTGGTGACCAAGGGCTACTTCGAGCAGGGCGCGCTCAACGTCAGTTACGCCGACTCGATCAAGAACTTCAACGCGGGCAAGGCCGCGATGTACCCGATGGGCAGCTGGTACCTCGGCTCGATCCCGAAGGACCAGTGGAACGACATCGGGGTCTTCCCGTGGCCGACGGACGACGGCTCGGTGGTGGTCCCGTTCGCGGTCGGCGGCTCGATGGCCATCGCCACCAAGGTCGGTGACCCGGCCCAGGCGACGAAGTTCGCCCAGGCGTGGTCGCTGGACCCGGACAACCTCAAGGCGCTGATCGAGGGCGACGGCGCGTACCCGATGCTCAAGGACAAGACGCTCGCCGACTACCACGTCACGGTCAGCCCGGCGTTCAGCGACTCCTACGCCTACGTCACCAGGACCGACACCAAGGTGAGTTCGATCGGCTGGGCGACCAACGACGACGCGCTGCCCGGCTCCGGGAACAACGACTTCTACGCCGCCGCACAGGCGCTGTTCAACTCCGGCGACGTCAAGGGCCAGATGGCCAAGCTCGACAAGGCGTGGAGCACGTCGACGCAATGAGCACCCGGACCGCTTACGAAGGGAGGGGGACAGCAGTGCAGCCGCTCTCGGACGCCCCGCGCTTCCCGCACACCTCGCGCTTCCCGCACCTCTCGCACTGGTTGCGCGACACCACCGAGGACCTCGGTCTGCGGCTCATCGCCGCGTTGGGTCTGCTGCTCTACCTGGTCTTCATCGTCGTGCCGGTCTTCATGAGCCTGCGCAGCAGCTTCACCGACGAGAACCCGCTCAGGTCCGGCAGCCACTGGATCGGCCTCGCCAACTACTCCGAGATGCTGCACGACAGCCAGCTGCGCGACAGCGTGCTGTTCACGCTCGCGCTGGCGGTCGGCGTGACGGTCGTGGCCAACATGATCGGCCTCGCCTTCGCGATGCTGCTGGACCGGACCGAGTTGAGCTACCGGGTGCTGCGCACCATCGCGTTCCTGCCCCAGGTGATCTCGGGGGTGATCGTCGGCTTCGTGTGGAAGACGATCCTCACCGAGGACGGCCTGCTCAACGACCTGCTCAAGCGCACCCACGTGGTGCACCAGCCGGTGGACTGGCTGGGCACGCCGCACCTGGCGCAGCTGTCGGTGGGGATCGTGGTGGCGTGGGTGCTGTCCGGCTTCACCACCGTCGTCTACCTCGCGGCGCTGCAGAACATCCCGCGCGAGCTGTACGACGCGGGGTCGATCGACGGCGCCAACTCCCGCCAGCAGTTCCGCATGATCACGCTGCGGATGGTCGCCCCGGCGACCACGATCAGCGTGACGATCTCGCTGATCACGGTGCTGAAGCTGTACGACATCATCCAGGTGCTCACCTCCGGCGGCCCCGCCGACGCCACCCAGTCCACGGCGCAGTACATCGTGAAGATGGCGTTCACCTCCGACCGGTTCGGCTACGCCTCCGCCATCGCGATGTTCCTGCTGGCACTGTCCGCGGTGATCGCCCTGTCCGTCACGAGCATCCTGCGCCGCAGGGAGGTCGACCTGTGACCGTGCACGCCGTTCCGACCGTTCCCACCGCACCGGACCGGGCCCGTGCGCGGCCGCGCCGGGCCGCGGCCCCGATGCCGCGCCGCTCGCGGCGGGGCCGTCCGGGCCGGTCGCGCAGCAGCTGGCTGAGTCCGGCCCGGCTGACCCTCGCGGTGATCGTGGTGCTGGTGTTCGTCAGCCCGATCTATCTGACGATCGTCAACGCGTTCAAGAAGGAGGGCGACATCGTCGCCGGCCCGGCGACGCCTCCGCTCCATCCGACGCTGGGCAATCTGCACACCGCGCTCAGCCGGCCGGACCACCTGCTCCAGCACGGACTGCGCAACTCGCTGATCGTGGTGGTGTGTTCGGTGCTGCTGCTGATCCCGCTGGGCTCGGCGTTCAGCTTCTACGTCTCCCGGCGGCGGACCCGCACCCGCGCGGCGGTGCTGGCGGTGCTGGCCGCGGGGCTGATGATCCCGCCGCAGGTGGTGCTGCTGCCGACCATCCGCATCCTGACCTTCCTCGGCCTGGACCACAGCTATCCGGGGCTGATCCTGTCCAACCTGGGCGGCGGCTACTTCTCGTTCGCGGTGTTCGTCTACGTCGGCTTCATGCGGGCGGTGCCCGACGAGGTGGTGGAGGCGGCCCGGCTGGACGGCGCCGGCGGGCTGCGGATCTGGTGGACCATCGTGATGCCGCTGGTGCGGCCGGCCACCGCGACCGTGACCATCTTCCTTTCGCTGTGGATCTGGAACGACTTCCTCAACCCGCAGTTCATCCTCGGCCCGCTCCAGGGCCAGACCATCACCACCGGTCTCTATCTCTCCGTGGGGCAGTTCCAGATGGATTACGGCCAGTTGTTCGGCATCATGTTCCTCGCCGGGGTGATCCCGGTCGTCGGGTACCTCACCCTGCAGAAGCAGTTCATCGCCGGTCTGACCTCGGGATCGACCAAGTGAGCGCGGCGCCGGGCGGCGTGGGGCTCGCGGCGGGCCCCGGTCCCGAGCCGGCCCCTGTTCCGAATACGGCTTCGGTTCCGGTTAGGGTTCCGGTTCCGACGGAGGGCGGTCCTGACCGGCCCGAGGGAGTGCCCGCGCTGGACGACCTGGCCGGCGGGTGGCTGCCGGTCGAGGAGCTGGCCCATCTGCCGTCGCTGCGCAACCAGTGGGGCCAGGCGCACCTCAACGCGGACCTGGCGTCGCTGTCGTGGGTGGCGTTCCCGCCCTACAGCGGCGGCTACCACACCGGGGTCCTGCGGGTGGACGGCCGCCCGCTCGCCGCGCAGCGGATGCGCTGGTCCCCCTGGGGCGTCCAACGCGCCGCCGAGCAGGGGCCGTTGACCGTCGAGACCGACGTGCGGATGGCGTACGAGCGCAGCCGCGTGCTGTGGCGGATCACGCTGCGCAACGACTCGGCGGAGCCGGTGCGGACCGTCGTCGAGCAGGAGATGCTGGCGATGTTCGCGCACTCCGAGGTCGACTGGGGCTGGCTGTACGGAACTCCGTGGAACTCCGGCCACCACCACGACTTCTACGCCACCGAGCGGCTGCGCGCCGAGGTGACGGCTGAGCGGCCCCGGCAGGTGCAGCTCCTCCCGCACGGCGAGCGCTGGATACGGCTCGGCTCGCCGCGCATCCCCGGCATCCAACGGGATGAGGACACCGCGCCGATGCTGCTGGAGTCGGAGCTGCCGGACCACTCCGCGCCGGACTCCGGCCGGGTGCGGGCACCCGGCGCACCTTGCCTGGTACGGCAGTTGGCGGTCGAGCGGAGCAACGGGGTACGCACCGCGATCGGCGACGGCGTGGCCGCGTACACCGTGCGGGCCGGCACCGACCTGCGGGTCGGACCGGTGGCGCTCGGCGCGGGCGACGCACTGCAGTTGGAGGTGCGGGTGGACCAGCCCGGGGTGAGCGGGGTGGTCGCCACTCACGGCAACCATCCGGACTCGGCTCAACTGGGCTTCCATGAAGGGCGGTTGACGCTGCGGATCGGCGGGGAGCTGGTGGTGGCCGAAGAGCCGCTGCCGCTCGGGTCCTGGCACGCGGTGGGCGTGCGGCTGTCGGAGCAGGGCGCGACGCTGCTGGTCGACGGCACCGCCGCGGGGCGTACGGCGCCGTGGTGGGGCGGGCAGCGGTGGACGGCCGAGGCGCTGCCCGGCGGCGGGGTGCTGGTCACGGACGGGGCCGGGCCGGCCCGGTCCTGCTACGCGTTCCAGGCCGCGCCCGACGCACTGACCGTGGACGGCGCGCGGGCGGTGGCCCGCTGGGAGGTCGCGCTCGCGCCCGGGCAGCGGGTCGAGCTGGGCTTCGTGCTGGACGTGGCCCGGGACGCGGACGCGGCGCGGCGACGGGCGTACGGCGCGGCGGCCGGCTTCGACGCGGCTTTCGCGGAGGTCGCCGAGCGGTGGCGCGCCACCTGGGCGTACGCGTTCACGCCGGGCAACCCGGAGTTCTCCGGGCACCTTCCGGCGCTGGTCACGGCCGACCCGGACCTGGCGCGCACCTACTACCTGGGGGTGCTGCTGGCGCTGTACCTGCGCAACACGCAGGTGTCGCGGACCGGTCCGGTGTTCCTGACCGGCGGGCCCCGGCTCGGGCCGACCACGACCTTCTTCTGGGACCAGTCGGAGTTCGCCCGCACCGCGGCGCTGCTGGAGCCGGCCGGGATGCGGGCATGGATCGTGGCGGCGCTCGGCCAACCGTACGACCACTGCCACTCGTTCGACACCCGCAACCTGCTGCCGGTCGGCAACCACTACGCCGCGAACGACCACGCGCTGTTCCGTACCGCCACCGCGTATCTCGGGGTGACCGGGGACCTGGGACTGCTCGCCGAATCCACGGGCGGGCGCAGCGTGTTGGACCATCTGCGGGCGATGGCCTACCGGCCGCGTTCGCGGTCGGCGGCGTTCGGCGGAGGGGTGCTGGTCGATCTTGGCCGGGACGCCTGGGAGTTGCTGGAGTGCGTGCCCAACTACCGTGACGCGGTCACATCGTTCAATGCCGGCTACGTCGGCATGCTGCGCTCGCTCGGCGGGCTGCTGCGCCGGCTCGGCCTGGACGCGGAGGCGGCCGGCGCCGAGCAGGACGGCGACGCGCTGGCCCGCGCGGTACTGGACGGCTACGCCGGCGGCGGGCGGTGGCTGATCCGGCATCCGGAGGGCAGCGAACCCATCGGCCACTGCCTGGACTTCGCGCTGGTGGCCGCCGACATGACCGGTGACCTGTCGGCGGCGCGGCGCACGGAGATGGTGCGGTTCGTGACGACCCGGCTGATCGACGGCGACTGGATGCGGGCGCTCGACCCGGCCGACCCGATCGCGCCGCTGTCCGACCGGCCCGACCACGGCGCGGCGGGCGCCTTCGCGGCCTGGCCGGGGGCGACCGCGTACGGGCTGTGCCGGCTCGGGCGGGCCGACCTCGCGGCGGACCTGCTGCGGCGCGGCCATCGCGCCACGTCGGGCGGGCTGTGGGGGCAGGCGATGGAGGCCACCGCGGACGGCCGCTACCGCGTCGCCGAGCGCGGGGTGTCCAACCGGGAGAGCGTGGCCGCCGTCGCGGTGACCGAGGCGGTGATCGCCGGGTTGTTCGGGGTCGAGGCGGATGCGGCCGGCGGCGGCGCGGCGCTGCCGGGTCCCGGGCGGACGGTGGTGTCGCCGTTCGGGGAGCTGCGCAACGTCCGTACGGCGTAGGCCGATCGCCGGGCGTGCGCCGCATGTGGTCACGCCTGGCACCTCGGCCATCGATGCACAACTCCCGGTTGTGGCTCGCCGGACGGATGGTTGTTTGCCCTGCCGTCCTCGCACTTGCTTTCATGGCGCCGGTCAACGCGGAGTTGTACGGGCGACATGGCGAGGGGTGCGCTGAACGTGACGGACGGCAGGGCGGACGATAGGGCACCCGGCGCGGCGGGAACGGTGGGGACGCGGTCGCTGGGGCGGCCCTTCGGCCGGCTCTGGGCGGCCTACGCGGTCAGCGCCTACGGCACCGGCTTCGGCTTCGGGGCGTTCCCGCTGCTCGCGATCATGGTGCTGCACGCCGGGTCGGGCGAGGTGTCGGCGCTGTCGGCCGCCGGGCTCGCCGTGGGTGCGGTGGCGGCGGTGCCGCTCGGCCCGTGGGTGGAGTTCCACCGCAAGCGGCCGGTGATGATCGCGATGGACCTGGTCCGGTTCGCCGCGATGATCAGCATCCCCGTCGCCTACGCGTGCGGCCGGCTCGGCTTCGCCCAACTGCTCGTCGTGTCCGTCGTCGTGGCCACCGCGAAGATCGCGTTCCGGTCGGCGAGCGGCGCCTACCTGAAGTCGCTGGTCCGGCCGGAGCACCTGCTTGTCGCCAACGGCCGCTTCGAGTCGACCACATGGAGCGCCACCGTGATCGGACCGCCGCTCGGCGGCGCCGCGATCGGGCTGTTCGGCCCGGTGACGACCGTGGTCGCCGACGCGGTCAGCTACCTGCTGTCGGCCCTCGGCGTCCGCGCGATCGGCGGCAG comes from Streptomyces sp. NBC_00448 and encodes:
- a CDS encoding carbohydrate ABC transporter permease, which translates into the protein MTVHAVPTVPTAPDRARARPRRAAAPMPRRSRRGRPGRSRSSWLSPARLTLAVIVVLVFVSPIYLTIVNAFKKEGDIVAGPATPPLHPTLGNLHTALSRPDHLLQHGLRNSLIVVVCSVLLLIPLGSAFSFYVSRRRTRTRAAVLAVLAAGLMIPPQVVLLPTIRILTFLGLDHSYPGLILSNLGGGYFSFAVFVYVGFMRAVPDEVVEAARLDGAGGLRIWWTIVMPLVRPATATVTIFLSLWIWNDFLNPQFILGPLQGQTITTGLYLSVGQFQMDYGQLFGIMFLAGVIPVVGYLTLQKQFIAGLTSGSTK
- a CDS encoding ABC transporter substrate-binding protein, which produces MLRRSAAALVAAGVLVLTACSDSGSGSSANGGGTLTYMTFNSPSLTPTFWKQSIARAQKDVPGVKIKQVVAPSTDRDSYAKQLQASGQFPDLLQSITPSQYTAAGLLRPYDQSWVDQNFLLPQGNAIKGKVYIPPTNSQIIPLVFYHKSLFKKAGAQVPTTWQQFLDANAKLKSAGLTPMELGGNDPFAAAMPLTGAISADVLGKNPRWIQQRYAGKVKFADSDVVAAATKMRTLVTKGYFEQGALNVSYADSIKNFNAGKAAMYPMGSWYLGSIPKDQWNDIGVFPWPTDDGSVVVPFAVGGSMAIATKVGDPAQATKFAQAWSLDPDNLKALIEGDGAYPMLKDKTLADYHVTVSPAFSDSYAYVTRTDTKVSSIGWATNDDALPGSGNNDFYAAAQALFNSGDVKGQMAKLDKAWSTSTQ
- a CDS encoding carbohydrate ABC transporter permease → MQPLSDAPRFPHTSRFPHLSHWLRDTTEDLGLRLIAALGLLLYLVFIVVPVFMSLRSSFTDENPLRSGSHWIGLANYSEMLHDSQLRDSVLFTLALAVGVTVVANMIGLAFAMLLDRTELSYRVLRTIAFLPQVISGVIVGFVWKTILTEDGLLNDLLKRTHVVHQPVDWLGTPHLAQLSVGIVVAWVLSGFTTVVYLAALQNIPRELYDAGSIDGANSRQQFRMITLRMVAPATTISVTISLITVLKLYDIIQVLTSGGPADATQSTAQYIVKMAFTSDRFGYASAIAMFLLALSAVIALSVTSILRRREVDL